From the Burkholderia sp. WP9 genome, the window GGCCGTCACCAACGCGATCTCCGCGATCGTCATCGTCGGCGCCATGCTGGCCGCGGGGCTCACCGTGGGCGGTGCAGGCAAGGCGTTTGGCGCAATCGCCGTGGCGCTGGCGGCGGTCAATGTGTTCGGCGGCTTTCTCGTGACGCGCCGCATGCTCGAAATGTTCAGGAAGAAAGAAGCTAAAAAGCCGGCCGCAAACGCGGTCAACGGAGTCGCGCAATGAGTATGAATGTCGTCACATTGTTGTATCTCGTCGCCTCCGTCTGTTTCATTCAGGCGCTCAAAGGGCTGTCGAATCCGAAAAGCGCCAGACT encodes:
- a CDS encoding NAD(P) transhydrogenase subunit alpha, coding for MELISHTTTNLIIFVLAIYVGYHVVWNVTPALHTPLMAVTNAISAIVIVGAMLAAGLTVGGAGKAFGAIAVALAAVNVFGGFLVTRRMLEMFRKKEAKKPAANAVNGVAQ